Proteins encoded by one window of Conger conger chromosome 1, fConCon1.1, whole genome shotgun sequence:
- the colec10 gene encoding collectin-10 has protein sequence MGSPKWSRRVLVLMMLLKTFTSIWATEVCSNTILPGSKGDQGERGDEGDQGRLGKAGPPGQRGSRGELGSQGDLGQMGKVGPAGEKGVKGLQGAHGPSGLKGKSGSTCDCGRYRKVVGQLDINISKLKNAVKFLKNVILGIQETEEKFYLIVKEARKFKEAQMNCKLRGGALATPETEDTNSLIAKYVAQAGLTHVFIGQRVQGQEGADLGVSHPQNYTAWAPGEPREPTTKDGCVQMSSTGAWSQSECDATMYYVCEFLKRKRGPLSVQ, from the exons ATGGGGAGCCCAAAATGGAGCAGAAGAGTACTTGTGCTCATGATGCTATTGAAAACCTTTACTTCAATCTGGGCCACGGAAGTGTGCTCAAATACAATACTGCCAGGATCTAAAG GCGATCAAGGTGAGAGGGGAGATGAAGGGGACCAGGGAAGGCTTGGAAAAGCAGGTCCACCAGGACAAAGAG GATCACGAGGGGAACTTGGGAGTCAGGGAGACCTGGGACAGATGGGGAAGGTTGGCCCTGCTGGAGAAAAAG GAGTCAAAGGATTACAGGGTGCTCATGGACCCAGTGGACTCAAAGGAAAATCTG GCTCGACCTGTGACTGTGGAAGGTACCGGAAAGTCGTTGGCCAGTTGGACATTAACATTAGCAAGCTGAAGAATGCAGTTAAGTTCTTGAAAAATG TTATTTTAGGCATCCAAGAGACAGAGGAGAAGTTCTATCTAATAGTCAAGGAGGCTCGGAAGTTCAAAGAGGCCCAGATGAACTGCAAGCTCAGGGGAGGCGCCCTGGCTACACCTGAAACAGAGGACACCAACTCCCTCATCGCCAAATACGTTGCCCAGGCCGGCCTCACCCATGTGTTCATCGGGCAGCGTGTCCAAGGGCAGGAGGGCGCAGACCTGGGCGTCTCTCACCCGCAGAACTACACGGCCTGGGCCCCAGGCGAGCCTAGGGAACCTACCACCAAAGATGGGTGCGTGCAGATGAGCAGCACAGGGGCCTGGAGCCAGTCGGAGTGCGACGCCACCATGTACTATGTCTGTGAGTTcttgaagaggaagaggggtcctctcagtgtgcagtga